In the Dioscorea cayenensis subsp. rotundata cultivar TDr96_F1 unplaced genomic scaffold, TDr96_F1_v2_PseudoChromosome.rev07_lg8_w22 25.fasta BLBR01000649.1, whole genome shotgun sequence genome, CAAACACTGGCTACTTGCGAGGATGTGATGTCGCTCTAAATATTTGGTTCTACGAAGTAACTAGCACCAGCAAGAATGTGCGATTTGGTAAAACTCCCCGGATCCTGTGTTATGGGGTGAACAGTTTCAAGAAGCAATCATCAATCGGTTCATTGCTATCATCAATCGAGGGGAAAGAGGTATTCATATGGGGAGTTCTCGCTTAATAATGTTTGTTTcagtttaaaaacattttacatgtattttatttagttttcagCTTAAGagttaatgttttcatttaatattataagttctcacataataatgtttgtttcggttttaaatgtttagtttacaCTTAAAGTATTTCTTTTCCGCTTAATATTTGGAGTTAGCACTTAATAGTAAATGTTTCACTTTAAATTATAGTGTATTATAGTGTTTACACTTAAAATATCTCGTTTTgcttaataatttatgtttccatttaataatatgatttttcgcataataatttatgtttctatttaaaagatttattttaGACTTAATTTGTTATGGTTCTGGTTAAGAATTAATTTTTACTggtttttttatgttctttcGTTATGTATCATTATTTACCTTGACTGTATGTCATTTCCACATTACAGTTTTCCTCCCTCATCCCGGCTAATGGCGAAGAAGAAGCTATAGTCACGACAAGCCACCGTGGAGAACAAGTGGTTAGTACAATACGTCTAGGTGCAAAATCTGGGGAGAAAATCGCAAGGAAACGTGGACGCTCTCCCTCGCCACCGAGGAGCCGACCATGTCGAGGTCAATGTGGTTCTGTTTCTGTTAATCCACCAAGGGGGGCAGTTGATGTAGACATCGGGTTACGTTTATTGAAAAGTTTTGAAAACTTGGCCGAGACTGTTGGTGGGCTTCAAACCAGAGTTGAGGTAATTAAGGGTCGTGGCCCTTCCAATGTCACACCGATAGATGCATCGGTAGCAAATGTTGATGACACCAAGGATTTGCCGCCGAAACAAGCGCCCACCACTAGGTGTCAAGTGAAGAAGGTTGTCACTAGGCGAAGACAACCATTGCCTTTTTTCACATCTAATGATTCTGAGGATGCTTCTCCCAAGCTAGTTACAAGGCGATCTACAAGGTCTGTGATTTCGCAAGCAGATCGCTGACCAGAAGAACGGTCTCCAAAAATTGCCCGAAAGGGCAAAGTCAAGACAAAATCAACTCCATCTTCACCGACTTCATCTTCCGGACCCACAGCACCATCCCCACGCCCTTCCCTCTCTGCACCCGCCGAACAGGCCCCACTCGCTTCCCTATTGGCTGCACTATCCCCACCCGCTTCCCCTTCGGACCCCTCTCATCATACCCACCCTCTTCCCCCTCTACACCCGATCCATCATTCCCACTTCCTCCCTCCTCTGCACCCGCGCCGCCATCCCCACCTGCTTATCCTTCCGCACCTGATCCGTCATTCCCACTCCCTTCCCCCCTTCGGACCTGCGCCACCATCCCCACCTGCTTCCCCCTCTGTACCCGATCCGTCATTCCTACTCCATCCTCCCTCTGGACCCGTGCCACCTTCCGCAATCCTCTCCCCCTCTTGACCCGCACCACCTTCCCCCATCCCTTCCCATTATGGACCCGAGCCATCTTGCCCACTTCTTTCCCCCTCCGTAACCATGAAGCCATCCCCACCCGCATTATCACCAGTTGACGAAGCTGAATATGTCGACATTGAGTATATAATAACTACACTAACGGCATTGAGAAATAATATGCCCCTTTCTTCAGGTGAGAAGTTAGGAAACGTGGAGCACATCCACACTGACTCACCAACTGGCAAGGAATTGCTGAACGTGGAGGACATCCACTCTAACTCCCCGATTCGTAAAATGTTTCCCTCGACAGCTGAGAAACCATCAACTGACAGTACTAATAAAGCGTCAGTTGTCATCCCAAAACTAATACCGGAGACAACATCAATTGACGAACAGGCAGTGGTACCGACTG is a window encoding:
- the LOC120254830 gene encoding glycine-rich cell wall structural protein 1.8-like, producing MGEGGAGQEGERIAEGGTGPEGGWSRNDGSGTEGEAGGDGGAGGDGGAGAEEGGSGNDGSGVEGEEGGYDERGPKGKRVGIVQPIGKRVGPVRRVQRGKGVGMVLWVRKMKSVKMELILS